Part of the Pseudomonas lijiangensis genome is shown below.
TCGACCATCAACACCGGCAAGCTCAACGCCGTATCGAGCGGCGGCCACGGCCCGGACGACTCCGCGATCACCGCGCCACGTCCAGCCGAAGCAGCACCTGCCGGCCCGGCCCCAGTGCCAAAAGCCTGCGCCATTGACGAGCCGGATTGCGAAGCTTGCCAATAACACTCAGGTAACAAAGCACTGAAACACCATCAACCCTCTGCTCATGCAGGGGGTTTTTGGTTTATGGCAGCCTGAAAAACGCGATCCGTCAGGGTCATAAATCACTTTGTGGGAGGCAGCTTGCTGGCGACGCTTCTGTGTACAGACGCAGAGTTTCTGCCGGCTCACAGGCCCTTTCGCCAGCAAGCTGCCTCCAACAAGTTTTGTTTGGACCTTAATTGATCGGTGTTAAATCAGTTGCTGCCGATCCGTGCCCAGAACTCTTCGGCAGATTGGCTGAGTGGCGCTGCCGGGCGGGTCAGATGGATTTCCAGAGGTATATCCCAGCTTTCGTCGAGGGCTCTGACCAGACGCCCATCGAGTATTTCCTGCTCGGTAAGGCTTTTGGGCAACCACGCCACGCCTTTGCTTTCCAGGGCCATGGACATCAGCACCGCCGCGAGGTGGGTGCTGAAAAGCGGTTTGAGGTGCAGGTAATCTTCCTTGCCACGCAGGCGGTGAGCGACGATGCGCCCCAGACCCGACTCATGGGTGTAAGCAAGGTAAGGTAACGCCGCTGGAGATGTACCGAAATTGGCAGAAGCACTCGCCAGCGGCACGAGCACGTCCTCACCCACTTTCTTGCCGATGAACTGATCAGGTGCCAGCAAAGGCGGTACATCGGGGTGGCGATGGCAGAGCAGAAACTGCACCTGTCCATGTATCAGCATCTGCTCACAGACCGCCATGCTGTCGGAGTGCAGTTGCACCGACTCGATGGGGGCACCGTTTTCCGAGCTGCGAAGCCACTTGGGGAAAAATGTAAACGACAGGGAGTGAGTGGCCGCAAATTGCAGGGACCTGGCGGCCACACCCGCTAGCTCTTGAGCCTCGTTGCGTATCCGGTACAAACGCCTGGCAGCCTCCTGGACAGCGGGCAGAATCTGCCTTCCCGCCTCTGTCAGAAACGCTCCCTGAGGTGTGCGCACGAACAGCTCAACCCCCATCCAGTTTTCCAGCGAACGAACTCTGCGGCTGAAAGCCGGCTGAGTGACGTGGCGTGCTTCAGCGGCACGGACAAAGCTGCCGTACTCCGCAAGCGCTGAAAAGTCTTCGAGCCAGACGAGTTCCAAGGGCAATGCCTCCTGTGCATAGGGCGCGGCATTAATAGCATTGGGCGGGTGTCATCGCAAAGCATAACGTGGGGTCATCAACAACAAGAGGAACCCGCCATGCGTATCGTGGACATTCGTGAAAAAACTGTCTCTATTGCTTCCCCTATCGCCAACGCCTACATCGATTTCTCGAAGATGACCTGCTCGGTTGTCGCCGTGGTCACGGATGTGATCCGCGATGGCAAGCCTGTCATTGGTTACGGTTTCAACTCCAATGGCCGTTATGGCCAGGGTGCCCTGATGCGCGACCGGTTCCTGGCGCGTATCACGGAGGCGGATCCCGACACCCTCATCGATCATGAGAACAACAACCTGGACCCGTTCGCCATCTGGAAAACCCTGATGACCAACGAAAAGCCAGGCGGCCACGGCGAACGTTCGGTTGCCGTGGGCACCATCGACATGGCGGTATGGGATGCCGTCGCCAAGATTGAAGGCAAACCGCTGTATCGCCTTCTGGCCGACCGCTACCGTAACGGCGTGGCCGATGACAAGGTCTGGGTCTATGCAGCGGGCGGCTACTACTATCCCGGCAAAGACCAGAGCAAGCTCAAGGCAGAAATGCAGAGCTATCTGGATCGTGGCTACGACGTCGTCAAGATGAAGATTGGTGCAGTGCCACTGGACGAAGATATCCGTCGTATCGAAGCGGTGCTTGAAGTGGTTGGGGACGGTCGTCGACTGGCGGTCGATGCCAATGGCCGCTTCGATCTGCAGACCGGTATTGCGTACGCCGAAGCCATCAAGAAGTACAACCTCTTCTGGTACGAAGAGATTGGCGATCCGCTGGACTATGCACTGCAGGCCGAGCTTGCCAATCACTACGAACTGCCCATGGCGACGGGTGAAAACCTCTTCTCCCACCAGGATGCCCGCAACCTTCTGCGCCACGGCGGCATGCGCCCGGATCGCGATTACCTCCAGTTCGACTGCGCCCTGTCGTACGGGCTGGTGGAATACATGCGTACCCTGAAAGTGATGGAAGACATGGGATGGTCGTCGCGCCGCGTGGTGCCCCACGGTGGTCACCAGATGTCCCTGAACATCGCAGCGGGCCTTCACCTGGGCGGTAACGAATCGTATCCGGACGTGTTCCAGCCTTTCGGCGGCTTCGCTGACGGAATCCGCGTGGAAAACAGCTTTGTAGGCCTGCCGGATATTCCAGGTGTCGGCTTCGAAGCGAAGTCCGCCTTGTATGCCGTCATGCGCGAGCTGGGCGAAGGCTGATCCCTCTATCTGCGGCCCCTGTCCAAGAGGCCGCGGATCAATCTCCAGACCTCAAGCCACATGCCCATCACAACAATAAAATGAGGTGCTTCCGTGGAAATCTCCAAGTCCCGCTGGTACAGCCAGCTGTATGTGCAGGTGCTGATCGGCATCGTGATCGGTGCCGCAATCGGTTACTTCGTGCCCGATATCGGAGCCAAGCTCCAACCCTTCGCCGATGGTTTCATCAAGCTGATCAAGATGCTGTTGGCGCCCATCATTTTCGGTACGGTCGTCGTGGGTATCGCAAAGATGGGCAGCATCAAGGAAGTCGGACGCATTGGCGTGAAAGCGCTGATCTACTTCGAGATTCTTTCGACCATTGCCCTTGTTCTCGGCCTTGTTGTAGTCAACATCGTGAAACCTGGCGTCGGGATGAACATCAACGCCAGCGCGCTGGATGGAAGTGCGATCAGCAAGTACAGCCAGGCGGCAAGCGAGCAAGGCGGCACCATTGAATTCTTCCTCAACATCATCCCCCATACCTTCCTGGGCGCATTCTCCAACGGGGTCATGCTTCAGGTCATTCTGCTCTCGGTCCTGATGGGGGTAGCTCTGGTTCAGATGGGCGAAACCAGCAAGCCGCTGATCAACACCATTGATCTGTTCCTGCAAGGCCTGTTCAGGATCGTTGCAATGGTCATGCGCCTGGCTCCGCTCGGTGCCGGTGCCGGCATGGCGTTCACCATTGGCAAGTACGGGATTGGTACCCTGCTTTCACTGGGCCAGTTGCTGGTCGCGCTCTACATCACGACCCTGATTTTCATCGTGGTCATACTGGGTGCGGTTGCACGGTGGTCGGGCATGCCCCTCATGCAGTTTCTGCGTTATTTCAAGGATGAAATCCTCATCACCCTCGGAACCTGCTCCACTGAAGCCGTGCTGCCGCGAATGATGGTGAAACTTGAAAAGCTCGGCTGCAAGAAATCCGTGGTGGGGATGGTGCTGCCAACGGGGTACACCTTCAATGCCGACGGCACCTGCATCTATCTCACCATGGCCGCCATCTTCATCGCCCAGGCGACCAACACGCCCCTGACCTTCATGGATCAGATGATTCTGCTGGGGGTATTCCTGCTGACCTCAAAAGGCTCGGCCGGCGTGGCGGGTGCGGGCTTCGTGACACTGGCGGCAACGCTCACCACCATCCACTCCATTCCTCTGGTAGGCCTGGTCTTGCTCCTGGGCATTGACCGGTTCCTCAACGAAGCCCGAGCCGTGACCAACCTGATCGGCAATGGCATCGGCACCCTCGCCATTGCCAAGTGGGACAACTCGTTC
Proteins encoded:
- the dctA gene encoding C4-dicarboxylate transporter DctA, translated to MEISKSRWYSQLYVQVLIGIVIGAAIGYFVPDIGAKLQPFADGFIKLIKMLLAPIIFGTVVVGIAKMGSIKEVGRIGVKALIYFEILSTIALVLGLVVVNIVKPGVGMNINASALDGSAISKYSQAASEQGGTIEFFLNIIPHTFLGAFSNGVMLQVILLSVLMGVALVQMGETSKPLINTIDLFLQGLFRIVAMVMRLAPLGAGAGMAFTIGKYGIGTLLSLGQLLVALYITTLIFIVVILGAVARWSGMPLMQFLRYFKDEILITLGTCSTEAVLPRMMVKLEKLGCKKSVVGMVLPTGYTFNADGTCIYLTMAAIFIAQATNTPLTFMDQMILLGVFLLTSKGSAGVAGAGFVTLAATLTTIHSIPLVGLVLLLGIDRFLNEARAVTNLIGNGIGTLAIAKWDNSFDVEACEREIAAMKHDKAARKALLTQK
- a CDS encoding mandelate racemase/muconate lactonizing enzyme family protein gives rise to the protein MRIVDIREKTVSIASPIANAYIDFSKMTCSVVAVVTDVIRDGKPVIGYGFNSNGRYGQGALMRDRFLARITEADPDTLIDHENNNLDPFAIWKTLMTNEKPGGHGERSVAVGTIDMAVWDAVAKIEGKPLYRLLADRYRNGVADDKVWVYAAGGYYYPGKDQSKLKAEMQSYLDRGYDVVKMKIGAVPLDEDIRRIEAVLEVVGDGRRLAVDANGRFDLQTGIAYAEAIKKYNLFWYEEIGDPLDYALQAELANHYELPMATGENLFSHQDARNLLRHGGMRPDRDYLQFDCALSYGLVEYMRTLKVMEDMGWSSRRVVPHGGHQMSLNIAAGLHLGGNESYPDVFQPFGGFADGIRVENSFVGLPDIPGVGFEAKSALYAVMRELGEG
- a CDS encoding LysR family transcriptional regulator; its protein translation is MELVWLEDFSALAEYGSFVRAAEARHVTQPAFSRRVRSLENWMGVELFVRTPQGAFLTEAGRQILPAVQEAARRLYRIRNEAQELAGVAARSLQFAATHSLSFTFFPKWLRSSENGAPIESVQLHSDSMAVCEQMLIHGQVQFLLCHRHPDVPPLLAPDQFIGKKVGEDVLVPLASASANFGTSPAALPYLAYTHESGLGRIVAHRLRGKEDYLHLKPLFSTHLAAVLMSMALESKGVAWLPKSLTEQEILDGRLVRALDESWDIPLEIHLTRPAAPLSQSAEEFWARIGSN